One Diceros bicornis minor isolate mBicDic1 chromosome 26, mDicBic1.mat.cur, whole genome shotgun sequence DNA segment encodes these proteins:
- the CHTF18 gene encoding chromosome transmission fidelity protein 18 homolog isoform X3 yields MEDYEPELYGVEDDFHSQFAAELEVLAELEGSAGLSPCGGPRPTFEEAVAGGGAATHCFPGGPPENRTGGARKRQLAADVQRDRSLPPTPKVKRPRLEAVKRLNFATDYMQEPLVPDSPSRDITPPPSPEVPAELWGEGPLDAGAGACLTQVSSAARNPVLRRPPVLEDYINVTSTGGDRAFLVLRADPVGTGVQSPYLDIRWRSRGQLDLLGVSFSSLKEQVDSERRQQLLEEAQRLSDTLRSFKPEEAEEEAQPSGAPEEEPASSQDASQHCLWVDEFAPQRYTELLSDDFTNRCLLKWLKLWDLVVFGRERPTRKPRPSVEPARVGKEATASSKWKSHEQVLEEMLEAELDPSQRPRQKVALLCGPPGLGKTTLAHVIAQHAGYCVVEMNASDDRSPEAFRTRIEAATQMESVLGTSGKPNCLVIDEIDGAPTAAINVLLSILDRKGPQEPELAGLALPMGGGRRHRVAAGLLMRPIICICNDQFAPALRQLKQQAFVLHFPPTLPSRLVQRLQEISLRQGMQADPGALAALCEKTDNDIRACINTLQFLHGRGQRELSVRAVQTTHIGLKDQRKGLFSVWQEVFQLPRVQRRRVGQDPTLPTHVLLLVDRHTGLGPHAAEAPLSMASQRFYHVLHLATSAGEHEKVVQGLFDNFLRLRLRDSSLGTVCAALDWLAFDDLLGRAAHHGQSFQLLRYLPFLPVAFHLLFASSHVPRIAFPSSQQEAQNRTTRMQNLIQTLVSGIAPATRSRVAPQALVLDALCLLLDILSPKMRPVSTQLYSAREKQQLASLVGTMLTYSLTYRQERMPDGQYVYRLEPNVEEVCHFPELPVRKPLTYQAKQLIAREIQVEKMRRVEALAWAGVSPQVDKGPPRADGLLGSAGGKEAQPPTPHGHEHSHEQRLERILRRAALEEQPERDFFGRVVVRRAAAPSTEDRVPETDAAERRMGTAVGRSDVWFRFKEGVSNAVRRSLYIRDLL; encoded by the exons ATGGAAGACTATGAACCGGAGCTGTATGGTGTCGAGGATGATTTCCACAGCCAGTTCGCGGCCGAGCTCGAGGTGCTGGCCGAGCTGGAAG GGAGCGCGGGCCTGTCACCCTGCGGGGGCCCCCGGCCCACGTTCGAGGAGGCCGTGGCTGGAGGGGGCGCTGCCACTCACTGTTTTCCCGGTGGACCTCCAGAGAACCGCACGGGCGGTGCCAGGAAGAGGCAGCTGGCCGCCGACGTCCAGAGGGACAGGTCCTTGCCCCCCA CCCCCAAGGTCAAGCGGCCCAGGCTGGAGGCCGTGAAGAGGCTGAACTTCGCGACCGACTACATGCAAGAGCCCCTGGTTCCTGACTCCCCGTCTCGGGACATCACCCCCCCACCGAGTCCCGAGGTCCCCGCTGAGCTGTGGGGTGAAGG GCCTTTGGATGCTGGTGCCGGTGCGTGTCTCACACAAGTCTCGTCTGCTGCCCGCAACCCTGTCCTGAGGCGGCCCCCTGTCCTGGAGGACTACATCAACGTCACGTCTACAGGCGGCGACCGGGCTTTTCTGGTGCTGCGGGCTGACCCAGTGGGCACGGGGGTGCAG AGCCCTTACCTTGACATCCGGTGGCGCAGCCGTGGCCAGCTGGACCTGCTGGGTGTGTCCTTCTCCTCCCTGAAGGAGCAGGTGGATAGTGAG CGGCGGCAGCAGCTGCTCGAGGAGGCCCAGCGGCTCTCAGACACGCTGCGCAG CTTCAAGCCGGAGGAGGCGGAGGAAGAGGCCCAGCCCTCGGGGGCCCCTGAGGAGGAGCCGGCCAGCAGCCAAGACGCCTCCCAGCACTGCCTCTGGGTGGATGAGTTCGCGCCCCAGCGCTACACGGAGCTGCTCAGTGACGAT TTCACCAACCGCTGCCTGCTCAAGTGGCTGAAACTGTGGGACCTGGTGGTGTTTGGCCGAGAGAGGCCCACCCGGAAGCCCAGGCCTAGTGTGGAGCCGGCTCGGGTTGGCAAGGAGGCCACAGCGTCCAGCAAGTGGAAAAGCCACGAGCAGGTGCTGGAGGAGATGCTGGAGGCCGAGCTGGACCCAAGCCAGCGGCCTCGGCAGAAG GTGGCGCTGCTGTGTGGGCCCCCTGGACTGGGCAAGACCACCCTGGCCCACGTGATCGCGCAGCATGCAGGGTACTGTGTGGTGGAGATGAATGCGAG CGATGACCGCAGTCCTGAGGCCTTCCGCACGCGCATCGAGGCAGCCACGCAGATGGAGTCAGTGCTGGGCACCAGCGGGAAGCCCAACTGTCTGGTCATCGACGAGATCGACGGGGCCCCCACG GCTGCCATCAACGTTCTCCTGAGCATCCTGGACCGCAAAGGCCCGCAGGAGCCAGAGCTGGCAGGCCTGGCCTTGCCCATGGGTGGGGGGCGGCGGCACCGGGTGGCAGCGGGGCTCCTGATGAGACCCATCATCTGCATCTGTAACGACCA GTTTGCGCCCGCCCTGCGGCAGCTGAAGCAGCAGGCCTTTGTACTCCATTTCCCGCCCACTCTGCCCTCACGGCTCGTGCAGCGGCTCCAGGAG ATCTCCCTGCGGCAGGGCATGCAGGCCGACCCGGGCGCACTGGCGGCCCTTTGTGAGAAGACGGACAATGACATCCGGGCCTGCATCAACACTCTGCAG TTCCTGCACGGGCGGGGCCAGCGGGAGCTGAGCGTGCGGGCCGTGCAGACCACGCACATCGGCCTCAAGGATCAGCGCAAGGGGCTGTTCTCCGTGTGGCAGGAGGTCTTCCAGCTGCCCCGGGTCcagag GCGACGCGTGGGCCAGGACCCAACCCTGCCCACCCACGTGCTCCTGCTTGTGGACAGGCACACTGGCCTGGGGCCCCACGCGGCCGAGGCGCCCCTGAGCATGGCCTCACAGCGGTTCTACCACGTTCTGCACTTGGCCACCTCTGCTGGCGAGCACGAGAAGGTGGTCCAG GGCCTGTTTGACAACTTCCTGCGGCTGCGGCTGCGGGACTCCAGCTTGGGCACCGTGTGTGCAGCCCTCGACTGGCTGGCCTTCGATGACCTGCTGGGCCGGGCCGCCCACCACGGCCAGAGCTTCCAGCTGCTGCGCTACCTGCCCTTCCTGCCTGTGGCCTTCCACCTGCTCTTTGCCTCCAGCCACGTGCCAAGGATCGCCTTCCCCAGCAGCCAGCAGGAG GCCCAGAACCGGACGACCCGGATGCAGAACCTGATCCAGACGCTGGTGTCGGGCATCGCGCCAGCCACCCGCAGCCGGGTGGCACCCCAGGCCCTTGTCTTGGAtgccctctgcctgctcctggACATTCTCTCGCCCAAGATGCGCCCC GTGAGCACACAGCTGTACAGTGCCCGCGAGAAGCAGCAGCTGGCCAGCCTCGTGGGCACCATGCTGACCTACAGCCTGACCTACCGTCAGGAGCGCATGCCTGACGGGCAATATGTCTACAGGCTGGAGCC GAATGTGGAGGAGGTCTGCCACTTTCCCGAGCTGCCTGTCCGCAAGCCGCTCACCTACCAGGCCAAGCAGCTCATCGCCCGAGAGATCCAAGTGGAGAAGATGCGGCGGGTGGAGGCCTTAGCCTGGGCTGGGGTCAGCCCCCAG GTGGACAAGGGTCCCCCCAGGGCCGACGGCCTGCTGGGGAGCGCTGGGGGAAAAGAGGCGCAGCCACCCACCCCGCATGGCCATGAGCACAGCCATGAGCAGCGCCTGGAGCGCATCCTGAGGAGAGCGgccctggaggagcag CCCGAGAGGGACTTCTTTGGCCGTGTGGTTGTCAGGAGAGCAGCAGCGCCCAGCACAG AGGACAGGGTCCCTGAGACGGACGCAGCCGAGCGGCGCATGGGCACTGCAGTGGGCAGGAGCGACGTCTGGTTCCGCTTCAAGGAGGGCGTCTCCAATGCCGTGCGGCGCAGCCTGTACATCAGGGACCTGCTGTAG
- the CHTF18 gene encoding chromosome transmission fidelity protein 18 homolog isoform X2: protein MEDYEPELYGVEDDFHSQFAAELEVLAELEGSAGLSPCGGPRPTFEEAVAGGGAATHCFPGGPPENRTGGARKRQLAADVQRDRSLPPSTSAGTSGVGVGCEAGEALLFLPCVSPAPKVKRPRLEAVKRLNFATDYMQEPLVPDSPSRDITPPPSPEVPAELWGEGPLDAGAGACLTQVSSAARNPVLRRPPVLEDYINVTSTGGDRAFLVLRADPVGTGVQSPYLDIRWRSRGQLDLLGVSFSSLKEQVDSERRQQLLEEAQRLSDTLRSFKPEEAEEEAQPSGAPEEEPASSQDASQHCLWVDEFAPQRYTELLSDDFTNRCLLKWLKLWDLVVFGRERPTRKPRPSVEPARVGKEATASSKWKSHEQVLEEMLEAELDPSQRPRQKVALLCGPPGLGKTTLAHVIAQHAGYCVVEMNASDDRSPEAFRTRIEAATQMESVLGTSGKPNCLVIDEIDGAPTAAINVLLSILDRKGPQEPELAGLALPMGGGRRHRVAAGLLMRPIICICNDQFAPALRQLKQQAFVLHFPPTLPSRLVQRLQEISLRQGMQADPGALAALCEKTDNDIRACINTLQFLHGRGQRELSVRAVQTTHIGLKDQRKGLFSVWQEVFQLPRVQRHTGLGPHAAEAPLSMASQRFYHVLHLATSAGEHEKVVQGLFDNFLRLRLRDSSLGTVCAALDWLAFDDLLGRAAHHGQSFQLLRYLPFLPVAFHLLFASSHVPRIAFPSSQQEAQNRTTRMQNLIQTLVSGIAPATRSRVAPQALVLDALCLLLDILSPKMRPVSTQLYSAREKQQLASLVGTMLTYSLTYRQERMPDGQYVYRLEPNVEEVCHFPELPVRKPLTYQAKQLIAREIQVEKMRRVEALAWAGVSPQVDKGPPRADGLLGSAGGKEAQPPTPHGHEHSHEQRLERILRRAALEEQPERDFFGRVVVRRAAAPSTEDRVPETDAAERRMGTAVGRSDVWFRFKEGVSNAVRRSLYIRDLL from the exons ATGGAAGACTATGAACCGGAGCTGTATGGTGTCGAGGATGATTTCCACAGCCAGTTCGCGGCCGAGCTCGAGGTGCTGGCCGAGCTGGAAG GGAGCGCGGGCCTGTCACCCTGCGGGGGCCCCCGGCCCACGTTCGAGGAGGCCGTGGCTGGAGGGGGCGCTGCCACTCACTGTTTTCCCGGTGGACCTCCAGAGAACCGCACGGGCGGTGCCAGGAAGAGGCAGCTGGCCGCCGACGTCCAGAGGGACAGGTCCTTGCCCCCCAGTACGTCCGCAGGGACCtcgggcgtgggggtggggtgcGAGGCCGGGGAAGCGCTTCTGTTCCTTCCGTGTGTCTCCCCAGCCCCCAAGGTCAAGCGGCCCAGGCTGGAGGCCGTGAAGAGGCTGAACTTCGCGACCGACTACATGCAAGAGCCCCTGGTTCCTGACTCCCCGTCTCGGGACATCACCCCCCCACCGAGTCCCGAGGTCCCCGCTGAGCTGTGGGGTGAAGG GCCTTTGGATGCTGGTGCCGGTGCGTGTCTCACACAAGTCTCGTCTGCTGCCCGCAACCCTGTCCTGAGGCGGCCCCCTGTCCTGGAGGACTACATCAACGTCACGTCTACAGGCGGCGACCGGGCTTTTCTGGTGCTGCGGGCTGACCCAGTGGGCACGGGGGTGCAG AGCCCTTACCTTGACATCCGGTGGCGCAGCCGTGGCCAGCTGGACCTGCTGGGTGTGTCCTTCTCCTCCCTGAAGGAGCAGGTGGATAGTGAG CGGCGGCAGCAGCTGCTCGAGGAGGCCCAGCGGCTCTCAGACACGCTGCGCAG CTTCAAGCCGGAGGAGGCGGAGGAAGAGGCCCAGCCCTCGGGGGCCCCTGAGGAGGAGCCGGCCAGCAGCCAAGACGCCTCCCAGCACTGCCTCTGGGTGGATGAGTTCGCGCCCCAGCGCTACACGGAGCTGCTCAGTGACGAT TTCACCAACCGCTGCCTGCTCAAGTGGCTGAAACTGTGGGACCTGGTGGTGTTTGGCCGAGAGAGGCCCACCCGGAAGCCCAGGCCTAGTGTGGAGCCGGCTCGGGTTGGCAAGGAGGCCACAGCGTCCAGCAAGTGGAAAAGCCACGAGCAGGTGCTGGAGGAGATGCTGGAGGCCGAGCTGGACCCAAGCCAGCGGCCTCGGCAGAAG GTGGCGCTGCTGTGTGGGCCCCCTGGACTGGGCAAGACCACCCTGGCCCACGTGATCGCGCAGCATGCAGGGTACTGTGTGGTGGAGATGAATGCGAG CGATGACCGCAGTCCTGAGGCCTTCCGCACGCGCATCGAGGCAGCCACGCAGATGGAGTCAGTGCTGGGCACCAGCGGGAAGCCCAACTGTCTGGTCATCGACGAGATCGACGGGGCCCCCACG GCTGCCATCAACGTTCTCCTGAGCATCCTGGACCGCAAAGGCCCGCAGGAGCCAGAGCTGGCAGGCCTGGCCTTGCCCATGGGTGGGGGGCGGCGGCACCGGGTGGCAGCGGGGCTCCTGATGAGACCCATCATCTGCATCTGTAACGACCA GTTTGCGCCCGCCCTGCGGCAGCTGAAGCAGCAGGCCTTTGTACTCCATTTCCCGCCCACTCTGCCCTCACGGCTCGTGCAGCGGCTCCAGGAG ATCTCCCTGCGGCAGGGCATGCAGGCCGACCCGGGCGCACTGGCGGCCCTTTGTGAGAAGACGGACAATGACATCCGGGCCTGCATCAACACTCTGCAG TTCCTGCACGGGCGGGGCCAGCGGGAGCTGAGCGTGCGGGCCGTGCAGACCACGCACATCGGCCTCAAGGATCAGCGCAAGGGGCTGTTCTCCGTGTGGCAGGAGGTCTTCCAGCTGCCCCGGGTCcagag GCACACTGGCCTGGGGCCCCACGCGGCCGAGGCGCCCCTGAGCATGGCCTCACAGCGGTTCTACCACGTTCTGCACTTGGCCACCTCTGCTGGCGAGCACGAGAAGGTGGTCCAG GGCCTGTTTGACAACTTCCTGCGGCTGCGGCTGCGGGACTCCAGCTTGGGCACCGTGTGTGCAGCCCTCGACTGGCTGGCCTTCGATGACCTGCTGGGCCGGGCCGCCCACCACGGCCAGAGCTTCCAGCTGCTGCGCTACCTGCCCTTCCTGCCTGTGGCCTTCCACCTGCTCTTTGCCTCCAGCCACGTGCCAAGGATCGCCTTCCCCAGCAGCCAGCAGGAG GCCCAGAACCGGACGACCCGGATGCAGAACCTGATCCAGACGCTGGTGTCGGGCATCGCGCCAGCCACCCGCAGCCGGGTGGCACCCCAGGCCCTTGTCTTGGAtgccctctgcctgctcctggACATTCTCTCGCCCAAGATGCGCCCC GTGAGCACACAGCTGTACAGTGCCCGCGAGAAGCAGCAGCTGGCCAGCCTCGTGGGCACCATGCTGACCTACAGCCTGACCTACCGTCAGGAGCGCATGCCTGACGGGCAATATGTCTACAGGCTGGAGCC GAATGTGGAGGAGGTCTGCCACTTTCCCGAGCTGCCTGTCCGCAAGCCGCTCACCTACCAGGCCAAGCAGCTCATCGCCCGAGAGATCCAAGTGGAGAAGATGCGGCGGGTGGAGGCCTTAGCCTGGGCTGGGGTCAGCCCCCAG GTGGACAAGGGTCCCCCCAGGGCCGACGGCCTGCTGGGGAGCGCTGGGGGAAAAGAGGCGCAGCCACCCACCCCGCATGGCCATGAGCACAGCCATGAGCAGCGCCTGGAGCGCATCCTGAGGAGAGCGgccctggaggagcag CCCGAGAGGGACTTCTTTGGCCGTGTGGTTGTCAGGAGAGCAGCAGCGCCCAGCACAG AGGACAGGGTCCCTGAGACGGACGCAGCCGAGCGGCGCATGGGCACTGCAGTGGGCAGGAGCGACGTCTGGTTCCGCTTCAAGGAGGGCGTCTCCAATGCCGTGCGGCGCAGCCTGTACATCAGGGACCTGCTGTAG
- the CHTF18 gene encoding chromosome transmission fidelity protein 18 homolog isoform X1, giving the protein MEDYEPELYGVEDDFHSQFAAELEVLAELEGSAGLSPCGGPRPTFEEAVAGGGAATHCFPGGPPENRTGGARKRQLAADVQRDRSLPPSTSAGTSGVGVGCEAGEALLFLPCVSPAPKVKRPRLEAVKRLNFATDYMQEPLVPDSPSRDITPPPSPEVPAELWGEGPLDAGAGACLTQVSSAARNPVLRRPPVLEDYINVTSTGGDRAFLVLRADPVGTGVQSPYLDIRWRSRGQLDLLGVSFSSLKEQVDSERRQQLLEEAQRLSDTLRSFKPEEAEEEAQPSGAPEEEPASSQDASQHCLWVDEFAPQRYTELLSDDFTNRCLLKWLKLWDLVVFGRERPTRKPRPSVEPARVGKEATASSKWKSHEQVLEEMLEAELDPSQRPRQKVALLCGPPGLGKTTLAHVIAQHAGYCVVEMNASDDRSPEAFRTRIEAATQMESVLGTSGKPNCLVIDEIDGAPTAAINVLLSILDRKGPQEPELAGLALPMGGGRRHRVAAGLLMRPIICICNDQFAPALRQLKQQAFVLHFPPTLPSRLVQRLQEISLRQGMQADPGALAALCEKTDNDIRACINTLQFLHGRGQRELSVRAVQTTHIGLKDQRKGLFSVWQEVFQLPRVQRRRVGQDPTLPTHVLLLVDRHTGLGPHAAEAPLSMASQRFYHVLHLATSAGEHEKVVQGLFDNFLRLRLRDSSLGTVCAALDWLAFDDLLGRAAHHGQSFQLLRYLPFLPVAFHLLFASSHVPRIAFPSSQQEAQNRTTRMQNLIQTLVSGIAPATRSRVAPQALVLDALCLLLDILSPKMRPVSTQLYSAREKQQLASLVGTMLTYSLTYRQERMPDGQYVYRLEPNVEEVCHFPELPVRKPLTYQAKQLIAREIQVEKMRRVEALAWAGVSPQVDKGPPRADGLLGSAGGKEAQPPTPHGHEHSHEQRLERILRRAALEEQPERDFFGRVVVRRAAAPSTEDRVPETDAAERRMGTAVGRSDVWFRFKEGVSNAVRRSLYIRDLL; this is encoded by the exons ATGGAAGACTATGAACCGGAGCTGTATGGTGTCGAGGATGATTTCCACAGCCAGTTCGCGGCCGAGCTCGAGGTGCTGGCCGAGCTGGAAG GGAGCGCGGGCCTGTCACCCTGCGGGGGCCCCCGGCCCACGTTCGAGGAGGCCGTGGCTGGAGGGGGCGCTGCCACTCACTGTTTTCCCGGTGGACCTCCAGAGAACCGCACGGGCGGTGCCAGGAAGAGGCAGCTGGCCGCCGACGTCCAGAGGGACAGGTCCTTGCCCCCCAGTACGTCCGCAGGGACCtcgggcgtgggggtggggtgcGAGGCCGGGGAAGCGCTTCTGTTCCTTCCGTGTGTCTCCCCAGCCCCCAAGGTCAAGCGGCCCAGGCTGGAGGCCGTGAAGAGGCTGAACTTCGCGACCGACTACATGCAAGAGCCCCTGGTTCCTGACTCCCCGTCTCGGGACATCACCCCCCCACCGAGTCCCGAGGTCCCCGCTGAGCTGTGGGGTGAAGG GCCTTTGGATGCTGGTGCCGGTGCGTGTCTCACACAAGTCTCGTCTGCTGCCCGCAACCCTGTCCTGAGGCGGCCCCCTGTCCTGGAGGACTACATCAACGTCACGTCTACAGGCGGCGACCGGGCTTTTCTGGTGCTGCGGGCTGACCCAGTGGGCACGGGGGTGCAG AGCCCTTACCTTGACATCCGGTGGCGCAGCCGTGGCCAGCTGGACCTGCTGGGTGTGTCCTTCTCCTCCCTGAAGGAGCAGGTGGATAGTGAG CGGCGGCAGCAGCTGCTCGAGGAGGCCCAGCGGCTCTCAGACACGCTGCGCAG CTTCAAGCCGGAGGAGGCGGAGGAAGAGGCCCAGCCCTCGGGGGCCCCTGAGGAGGAGCCGGCCAGCAGCCAAGACGCCTCCCAGCACTGCCTCTGGGTGGATGAGTTCGCGCCCCAGCGCTACACGGAGCTGCTCAGTGACGAT TTCACCAACCGCTGCCTGCTCAAGTGGCTGAAACTGTGGGACCTGGTGGTGTTTGGCCGAGAGAGGCCCACCCGGAAGCCCAGGCCTAGTGTGGAGCCGGCTCGGGTTGGCAAGGAGGCCACAGCGTCCAGCAAGTGGAAAAGCCACGAGCAGGTGCTGGAGGAGATGCTGGAGGCCGAGCTGGACCCAAGCCAGCGGCCTCGGCAGAAG GTGGCGCTGCTGTGTGGGCCCCCTGGACTGGGCAAGACCACCCTGGCCCACGTGATCGCGCAGCATGCAGGGTACTGTGTGGTGGAGATGAATGCGAG CGATGACCGCAGTCCTGAGGCCTTCCGCACGCGCATCGAGGCAGCCACGCAGATGGAGTCAGTGCTGGGCACCAGCGGGAAGCCCAACTGTCTGGTCATCGACGAGATCGACGGGGCCCCCACG GCTGCCATCAACGTTCTCCTGAGCATCCTGGACCGCAAAGGCCCGCAGGAGCCAGAGCTGGCAGGCCTGGCCTTGCCCATGGGTGGGGGGCGGCGGCACCGGGTGGCAGCGGGGCTCCTGATGAGACCCATCATCTGCATCTGTAACGACCA GTTTGCGCCCGCCCTGCGGCAGCTGAAGCAGCAGGCCTTTGTACTCCATTTCCCGCCCACTCTGCCCTCACGGCTCGTGCAGCGGCTCCAGGAG ATCTCCCTGCGGCAGGGCATGCAGGCCGACCCGGGCGCACTGGCGGCCCTTTGTGAGAAGACGGACAATGACATCCGGGCCTGCATCAACACTCTGCAG TTCCTGCACGGGCGGGGCCAGCGGGAGCTGAGCGTGCGGGCCGTGCAGACCACGCACATCGGCCTCAAGGATCAGCGCAAGGGGCTGTTCTCCGTGTGGCAGGAGGTCTTCCAGCTGCCCCGGGTCcagag GCGACGCGTGGGCCAGGACCCAACCCTGCCCACCCACGTGCTCCTGCTTGTGGACAGGCACACTGGCCTGGGGCCCCACGCGGCCGAGGCGCCCCTGAGCATGGCCTCACAGCGGTTCTACCACGTTCTGCACTTGGCCACCTCTGCTGGCGAGCACGAGAAGGTGGTCCAG GGCCTGTTTGACAACTTCCTGCGGCTGCGGCTGCGGGACTCCAGCTTGGGCACCGTGTGTGCAGCCCTCGACTGGCTGGCCTTCGATGACCTGCTGGGCCGGGCCGCCCACCACGGCCAGAGCTTCCAGCTGCTGCGCTACCTGCCCTTCCTGCCTGTGGCCTTCCACCTGCTCTTTGCCTCCAGCCACGTGCCAAGGATCGCCTTCCCCAGCAGCCAGCAGGAG GCCCAGAACCGGACGACCCGGATGCAGAACCTGATCCAGACGCTGGTGTCGGGCATCGCGCCAGCCACCCGCAGCCGGGTGGCACCCCAGGCCCTTGTCTTGGAtgccctctgcctgctcctggACATTCTCTCGCCCAAGATGCGCCCC GTGAGCACACAGCTGTACAGTGCCCGCGAGAAGCAGCAGCTGGCCAGCCTCGTGGGCACCATGCTGACCTACAGCCTGACCTACCGTCAGGAGCGCATGCCTGACGGGCAATATGTCTACAGGCTGGAGCC GAATGTGGAGGAGGTCTGCCACTTTCCCGAGCTGCCTGTCCGCAAGCCGCTCACCTACCAGGCCAAGCAGCTCATCGCCCGAGAGATCCAAGTGGAGAAGATGCGGCGGGTGGAGGCCTTAGCCTGGGCTGGGGTCAGCCCCCAG GTGGACAAGGGTCCCCCCAGGGCCGACGGCCTGCTGGGGAGCGCTGGGGGAAAAGAGGCGCAGCCACCCACCCCGCATGGCCATGAGCACAGCCATGAGCAGCGCCTGGAGCGCATCCTGAGGAGAGCGgccctggaggagcag CCCGAGAGGGACTTCTTTGGCCGTGTGGTTGTCAGGAGAGCAGCAGCGCCCAGCACAG AGGACAGGGTCCCTGAGACGGACGCAGCCGAGCGGCGCATGGGCACTGCAGTGGGCAGGAGCGACGTCTGGTTCCGCTTCAAGGAGGGCGTCTCCAATGCCGTGCGGCGCAGCCTGTACATCAGGGACCTGCTGTAG